One stretch of Terriglobales bacterium DNA includes these proteins:
- a CDS encoding lipase maturation factor family protein, translating to MADRSPEAEDTQPSGRPSSIPLLIFDGRCDFCRAWVDYWKQLTGDRVRYVPFEQAKAEFPDRLPKDLNTKELDAVRLLLPDREVRSSAQAALTALSFAPNHGGWLWAYERLPLFAAVAEGAYRVIAAHRNFAMKITRLLWGMPIPPKSYSIAVETFLRALGLIYFIAFLSFGVQAAGLIGSNGISPVCEVMQAVQENFGAASYRVFPTVLWFGCGDRALAISWILGIVFSVFLLLGRQKRVACVGLFLLYLSLVTAGQVFMGYQWDGLLLEAGFLAIFLGWSPLILFLFHWLLFRLMFMSGAVKLFSGDPTWRNSTALGYHWETQPLPTPPAWYVFQLPEWFQRAATASTLAIELAIPFLIFFPRRVRFLGAVVIIALQILIFITGNYTFFNLLTISLCLLLFDDAFLSRFMPRRLALALRIRPAETPAPSQNFSTLRRAIAACLAALILLVSVSEMTARFLRFELPLAPEALRLVGPFNIVNSYGLFAVMTTSRPEITIEGSNDAEHWLEYSFKYKAGDLKRRLPWAEPHQPRLDWQMWFAALGNYRSDPWILRFSYRLLQASPAVLDLMDTNPFPSAPPLYLRAMVYEYHFTNWAERKKTGALWRREVKGYYLPPLDLGTLMRAGVH from the coding sequence ATGGCCGATCGATCCCCTGAGGCCGAAGATACTCAGCCGAGCGGAAGGCCATCCTCCATTCCACTTCTGATCTTCGACGGCCGCTGCGATTTCTGCCGTGCCTGGGTGGATTACTGGAAGCAGTTGACCGGTGACCGCGTTCGTTATGTCCCTTTTGAGCAAGCCAAGGCCGAATTCCCAGACCGACTGCCAAAGGACCTGAACACCAAAGAACTCGACGCCGTCCGCCTCCTCCTGCCCGATCGCGAGGTCCGCAGCTCGGCCCAAGCAGCGCTTACCGCGCTCTCCTTCGCGCCCAACCACGGGGGATGGCTCTGGGCTTACGAGCGGCTGCCGCTTTTCGCTGCGGTTGCCGAGGGCGCATATCGAGTGATCGCGGCACACCGCAATTTCGCAATGAAAATCACTCGCCTCTTGTGGGGCATGCCGATTCCACCCAAGAGCTATTCCATTGCCGTCGAGACTTTCCTGCGCGCTCTCGGCCTAATTTACTTCATCGCTTTTCTCTCCTTCGGAGTTCAAGCGGCGGGGCTTATCGGCTCCAACGGTATCTCTCCCGTCTGCGAAGTGATGCAGGCCGTGCAGGAAAACTTTGGCGCCGCCAGCTACCGGGTTTTCCCCACCGTTCTCTGGTTCGGATGCGGCGATCGCGCCCTCGCAATTTCCTGGATTCTCGGCATTGTCTTCTCCGTTTTCTTGCTGCTGGGAAGACAAAAACGTGTCGCATGTGTCGGGCTGTTCCTGCTCTATTTGTCGCTGGTCACCGCCGGCCAGGTCTTCATGGGCTATCAGTGGGACGGCCTGCTGCTTGAGGCTGGCTTCCTGGCGATCTTTCTCGGGTGGTCGCCGCTCATCCTCTTTCTGTTCCACTGGCTGCTGTTTCGCCTGATGTTTATGTCCGGCGCGGTCAAGCTGTTCAGCGGCGATCCTACCTGGCGCAACTCTACCGCGCTCGGGTATCACTGGGAGACACAGCCTTTGCCCACACCACCCGCCTGGTACGTCTTCCAACTCCCGGAGTGGTTTCAGCGCGCCGCCACCGCCAGCACCCTTGCGATCGAGCTTGCCATCCCCTTCCTGATTTTCTTCCCGCGCCGCGTTCGCTTTCTCGGCGCCGTTGTCATCATCGCCTTGCAGATACTGATTTTCATTACCGGAAACTACACGTTCTTCAACCTGCTCACCATCTCACTTTGCCTGCTCCTGTTCGATGATGCCTTTCTCTCTCGCTTCATGCCTCGTCGACTCGCTCTTGCGCTTCGTATCCGACCGGCCGAAACTCCTGCGCCCTCCCAAAATTTCTCGACACTCCGCCGGGCAATTGCAGCTTGTCTGGCTGCGCTGATCCTTCTGGTCAGCGTCTCCGAAATGACCGCGCGCTTCCTGCGCTTCGAACTGCCTTTAGCTCCGGAAGCTCTCCGTCTGGTGGGGCCCTTCAATATCGTGAATAGCTACGGCCTGTTTGCGGTGATGACCACATCGCGTCCGGAAATCACCATCGAGGGCTCAAATGACGCTGAACATTGGCTGGAATATTCGTTCAAATACAAGGCCGGCGACCTCAAGCGGCGGCTGCCTTGGGCCGAGCCTCATCAGCCTCGCCTCGACTGGCAGATGTGGTTCGCCGCTTTGGGCAATTACCGCAGCGATCCGTGGATCCTGCGCTTCTCTTATCGCCTGCTGCAAGCCTCGCCTGCAGTCCTCGATTTGATGGACACAAATCCCTTTCCCTCCGCGCCGCCTCTCTACCTCCGTGCAATGGTGTACGAATACCACTTCACCAACTGGGCGGAACGGAAGAAGACTGGCGCCTTGTGGCGAAGGGAAGTCAAAGGCTACTACCTCCCACCACTCGATCTGGGAACATTGATGCGCGCTGGCGTGCACTGA
- a CDS encoding formate/nitrite transporter family protein, translated as MDYVTPTEIINDSLQAARKKASLSVRDMLLRGMLAGSFLGYATSLVFVVNTQGTPPVVGAILFPVGFVMLVLLGLELATGNFALLPMGALAGEVRWRDLLRNWTWVYIGNLIGSVLYAALFFLAITSFRTNDGGAVAALVKQVALKKTIGYMSIGGSGWATAIVKAILCNWMVTIGTVLALVSRSTIGKIVAMWLPIFLFFALGFEHSIVNMFVIPAGMMMGAPITMRQWWFWNQIPVTLGNALAGFLFTGVALYVTHGAKAASASAPVPTAAEKNQLELEPALSRSAEMAS; from the coding sequence GTGGATTACGTCACCCCAACTGAGATCATCAATGATTCCCTTCAGGCCGCACGCAAGAAAGCCTCCCTGTCAGTTCGCGACATGCTGCTGCGCGGAATGCTCGCGGGTTCCTTTCTCGGCTACGCGACCTCTCTCGTATTTGTCGTGAACACCCAGGGCACGCCGCCGGTCGTCGGCGCAATCCTTTTCCCCGTAGGCTTCGTCATGCTGGTCCTGTTGGGACTGGAACTAGCCACCGGGAATTTCGCCCTGCTTCCCATGGGAGCCCTGGCCGGAGAAGTCCGCTGGCGTGACCTGCTTCGCAACTGGACTTGGGTTTACATCGGAAACTTGATCGGCAGCGTGCTCTACGCGGCGCTGTTCTTCCTCGCCATCACCAGCTTCCGCACCAATGATGGCGGCGCAGTCGCTGCTCTGGTAAAACAGGTGGCGCTGAAGAAAACCATCGGCTACATGTCGATTGGCGGCAGCGGCTGGGCGACCGCAATAGTCAAAGCCATCCTCTGCAACTGGATGGTCACCATCGGCACCGTGCTGGCATTGGTTTCCCGCTCCACCATCGGCAAGATCGTCGCCATGTGGCTTCCCATCTTCTTGTTCTTTGCCCTTGGCTTCGAACACTCCATCGTCAACATGTTCGTGATTCCCGCAGGCATGATGATGGGCGCCCCTATCACTATGCGGCAGTGGTGGTTCTGGAATCAGATTCCTGTCACCCTCGGAAATGCCTTGGCTGGCTTCCTGTTCACGGGTGTCGCTTTGTACGTCACTCATGGCGCCAAGGCCGCATCAGCATCGGCGCCCGTTCCGACGGCGGCCGAGAAGAACCAACTGGAGCTGGAACCCGCTCTCAGCCGCAGCGCCGAGATGGCTTCCTAG
- a CDS encoding energy transducer TonB, producing the protein MRIRVLCRRVTAAFVLTLVLLHGVGALAQEEGSRKAKVRVTPVYPDLARKMNVSGTVKIEVGVAPDGTVKQTHVIGGHPVLVQAAEDAIKKWKFEAGSEATTETVVFKFKTE; encoded by the coding sequence ATGCGAATCAGGGTCTTATGCCGTCGGGTGACCGCTGCCTTTGTGCTCACCCTGGTACTTTTGCACGGCGTCGGGGCATTGGCACAAGAAGAGGGATCGCGAAAAGCCAAAGTGCGTGTGACGCCGGTCTATCCCGACCTGGCCCGGAAGATGAATGTCAGCGGAACGGTGAAGATCGAAGTGGGGGTAGCGCCCGACGGTACCGTGAAGCAGACTCACGTAATTGGCGGACACCCCGTGCTCGTGCAGGCGGCCGAGGACGCCATCAAGAAGTGGAAATTCGAAGCTGGCTCCGAAGCCACGACCGAGACCGTGGTGTTCAAGTTCAAAACCGAGTAA
- a CDS encoding uroporphyrinogen-III synthase — protein MENHGTASQTATGFGGLKVLSLESRRAPEMAKLISAAGGQPLVAPSMREVPIESNQEALRFAELLFAGGIDVIIFLTGVGTRALAKVVESRYPRERFMAALSQIPVIVRGPKPAAALRELGIPVTLAVPEPNTWRELVEALDQNADSITLANKTVAVQEYGESNTELLTALRRRRANVIPVPVYEWELPEDLEPLRAAIKAVAAGEVDVILFTTSTQVRHLMQIAGQMGLASSVQQAAKRMFVGSIGPITSDELRSEGFAVDLEPTHPKMGFLVKEASERCQEILRPKRR, from the coding sequence ATGGAAAATCACGGCACGGCCTCGCAAACCGCCACAGGATTCGGCGGCCTCAAGGTTCTCTCCCTCGAGAGTCGCCGCGCTCCCGAGATGGCAAAGCTCATCTCCGCGGCCGGAGGTCAGCCGCTGGTTGCGCCCTCCATGCGCGAGGTTCCCATCGAGTCCAACCAGGAAGCCTTGCGCTTTGCTGAACTGCTGTTTGCCGGGGGAATCGACGTCATAATCTTCCTTACCGGCGTGGGCACGCGTGCGCTCGCGAAGGTCGTCGAGAGTCGCTACCCGCGCGAGCGCTTCATGGCTGCGCTCAGTCAGATCCCGGTCATCGTGCGCGGCCCCAAGCCTGCGGCTGCCTTGCGGGAACTGGGGATCCCAGTCACACTCGCCGTTCCCGAACCCAACACCTGGCGAGAATTGGTGGAAGCCCTCGATCAAAATGCCGATTCCATCACGCTGGCCAACAAGACCGTGGCCGTTCAGGAATATGGAGAATCCAACACCGAGCTGTTGACCGCCCTTCGCCGCCGCAGAGCCAATGTGATCCCCGTCCCCGTCTACGAATGGGAGCTGCCGGAAGACCTCGAGCCGCTGCGCGCCGCCATCAAGGCCGTAGCCGCAGGCGAGGTGGACGTCATCCTGTTCACCACTTCGACGCAAGTGCGCCACCTTATGCAGATCGCCGGGCAGATGGGCCTTGCCTCCTCCGTGCAACAGGCTGCAAAACGCATGTTCGTGGGCTCGATCGGGCCGATTACCTCCGATGAATTGCGCAGTGAGGGATTCGCCGTCGACCTCGAGCCCACTCATCCCAAAATGGGCTTTCTGGTCAAAGAAGCTTCCGAACGCTGCCAGGAGATCCTTCGCCCCAAACGCCGCTGA
- a CDS encoding PilZ domain-containing protein: MRVPAEQRKWKRLPISFPLFVSGTDEYGKHFNILAIALNVSAGGLCLAIDHRIRPISPILVKMPLGNISREKVTSDIQELDSVIVRTEHRERRRLLGVKFNQALC, from the coding sequence ATGCGAGTCCCGGCAGAGCAAAGAAAGTGGAAGCGCCTGCCCATTTCGTTCCCGCTGTTCGTCAGCGGCACCGATGAGTACGGCAAGCACTTCAACATTCTCGCCATAGCATTGAACGTCAGTGCCGGTGGTTTGTGTTTGGCCATCGACCATCGCATTCGTCCTATCTCTCCCATCCTCGTCAAAATGCCTCTGGGCAACATTTCCAGGGAAAAAGTCACCAGCGATATCCAGGAGCTTGATTCCGTCATCGTTCGCACCGAGCACCGTGAACGACGCCGGCTGCTTGGGGTGAAGTTCAACCAGGCCCTCTGTTGA
- a CDS encoding DoxX family protein codes for MNARVTSAAIMIIRLLVGWVFLAEGILKFVLPEELGVGRFTSIGIPVPQLMGPLVAMVEIVCGTLVLIGLFTRLAAFLLLIDISVAIISTKIPIWLGHGYWRFSLPQLKHYGVLSMLHEARTDISMWLGLIFLLIVGPGVLSIDAWRWSREVDEDGRHEVQPMPDLRG; via the coding sequence ATGAATGCACGAGTAACTTCTGCGGCGATCATGATCATACGTTTGCTGGTGGGATGGGTCTTTCTGGCCGAAGGGATTCTCAAGTTTGTTCTGCCAGAGGAACTGGGAGTGGGAAGGTTTACGTCGATCGGTATTCCGGTGCCACAACTGATGGGGCCGCTGGTGGCGATGGTGGAGATCGTATGCGGCACACTGGTACTGATTGGGCTATTTACGCGGCTGGCGGCGTTTCTCTTGTTGATCGACATCAGCGTGGCGATCATTTCGACGAAGATTCCCATATGGCTCGGCCATGGATATTGGCGGTTTTCGCTCCCGCAGCTCAAGCACTATGGTGTGCTCAGCATGTTGCACGAGGCACGCACCGACATCTCCATGTGGCTGGGTTTGATTTTCCTGCTGATCGTTGGCCCTGGAGTGTTGTCCATAGATGCCTGGCGATGGTCGCGGGAGGTCGACGAGGACGGGCGACACGAGGTTCAACCCATGCCGGACCTGCGGGGCTAG